From the Nonlabens marinus S1-08 genome, one window contains:
- a CDS encoding ATP-binding protein yields MAKVSFRTNILLKSIIGKDLITDDNIAVLELVKNSFDAGSNEAKIIFRDVITELSTKEYKKYNQSKIILRDTGSGMSEYDLINKWLNIAYSEKKSKKEEFNRQLAGNKGVGRFSCDRLGKSLVIYTKKNDEPFLKLSIDWTEFEKVDDIEKNIQDVDFELDKIPIEQYVKETQLEKFEEGTTLFISNLREDWDLSKIQSLKRQLERFINPNQNFEAESFDVIIKADEFKKIERGLPESEKINGVVKNRIFNKLDFKATYIKANISEDGKTITTVLRDRGNEIFTLKEHNPFDLLKDIEVNIYYLNPYSKAYFKRQTGIRSVDFGSIFLFINGFRIPPYGDQGNDWLGMELRKGQGHSRFLGTREVIGRIEINGVELDDEKEDFFIISNRSGVDNNKHYEQLTKNSAPYGYYFKTFRRLERFVDEGIKWDSTPLKESAIEKKVLDDKNWNEGKEEYKEDLLTRNKRVISIIEKIINAKNDEIISLSINKELVTELADEQAKKAKAEIDSIVGQLNNKTLSSEQITQLINDLKSSENEIENFPGQASQIELLKKEQSKLKLELEKKFEETKELEDEAIRLEEEAKKLQEELELEKEKNTYLKTSSRTLTEDAKGLVHNIKITSRKISSSVDNLYDKILNDSYTKNSLLKSLGAIKFQSEKANKISKIITRSNFKTDRNAQIADVVQYIKQYIEIYSDIYPRNELEFKIVEKDTSLTKKFSVLDMSVVLDDLISNSEKAGASLIEIDMTNPSKEELRILFSDDGKGVAEKFLEDEKSKNKIFELGITTTNGGSGIGLNSVREGLKSMNGTIKLIGNNVKLKGACFEIIIK; encoded by the coding sequence ATGGCAAAAGTTAGTTTTAGAACAAATATCCTCTTAAAAAGTATAATTGGAAAAGATTTAATTACAGATGACAATATTGCTGTATTGGAGTTGGTCAAAAATTCATTTGATGCAGGTTCTAATGAAGCAAAAATAATTTTCAGAGATGTTATAACTGAACTTTCCACAAAAGAATATAAAAAATATAACCAATCTAAGATTATACTTCGTGATACCGGCTCAGGGATGTCCGAATATGACCTTATCAACAAATGGTTAAATATTGCTTATTCTGAAAAAAAATCTAAAAAAGAAGAGTTTAATAGACAGCTGGCAGGTAATAAAGGAGTTGGTAGATTTTCCTGCGATAGGTTAGGCAAATCCTTGGTTATTTACACTAAAAAAAATGACGAACCATTTTTAAAACTTTCTATAGACTGGACTGAATTTGAAAAAGTTGATGACATTGAAAAAAATATTCAAGATGTAGATTTCGAATTAGATAAGATTCCGATTGAACAATATGTAAAAGAAACTCAACTTGAAAAATTTGAGGAAGGTACAACTCTGTTTATCAGTAATTTGAGAGAAGATTGGGATTTGTCAAAAATTCAATCTCTAAAAAGACAACTAGAACGCTTCATTAATCCAAATCAAAACTTTGAAGCTGAATCTTTTGACGTAATTATAAAAGCGGACGAATTCAAAAAAATTGAGCGTGGTTTACCAGAAAGTGAGAAAATAAACGGTGTTGTCAAGAATAGGATTTTTAACAAATTAGATTTCAAAGCTACTTACATAAAAGCTAATATTTCAGAAGATGGAAAAACTATAACAACAGTACTACGAGATAGAGGCAATGAAATTTTTACACTTAAAGAACATAATCCCTTCGACCTTCTAAAGGATATCGAAGTTAACATATACTACTTAAATCCTTATTCAAAGGCATACTTCAAAAGACAGACTGGAATAAGGTCTGTAGATTTTGGTTCTATTTTCCTTTTTATTAATGGATTTAGAATACCACCATACGGAGACCAAGGGAATGATTGGTTGGGTATGGAGTTAAGAAAAGGACAAGGACACAGTAGGTTTTTAGGAACAAGAGAGGTAATAGGTCGTATCGAAATAAATGGAGTTGAGTTAGATGATGAAAAAGAAGATTTTTTTATTATTTCAAACCGTTCAGGTGTTGACAACAATAAACATTATGAACAACTGACTAAAAACTCAGCACCATACGGTTATTATTTTAAAACTTTTAGAAGACTTGAACGATTTGTAGATGAAGGAATAAAATGGGACAGTACACCGCTAAAAGAGTCAGCAATTGAAAAAAAGGTACTAGATGACAAAAACTGGAACGAAGGGAAAGAAGAGTACAAAGAAGATTTGCTAACAAGAAATAAGCGTGTAATATCAATAATTGAAAAAATTATAAATGCTAAAAATGACGAAATAATATCGTTATCTATTAATAAAGAATTAGTTACAGAATTAGCCGATGAGCAGGCTAAAAAAGCTAAAGCTGAAATAGATTCTATTGTAGGACAACTTAACAACAAAACACTATCCTCTGAACAAATAACACAACTAATCAATGATTTAAAAAGCTCAGAAAATGAAATAGAAAATTTCCCAGGTCAAGCAAGTCAAATTGAACTGCTTAAAAAGGAACAGAGTAAATTAAAATTAGAGCTTGAAAAGAAGTTTGAAGAAACAAAAGAGCTTGAAGATGAGGCTATCAGGTTAGAAGAAGAAGCTAAAAAACTTCAAGAGGAATTAGAATTAGAAAAAGAAAAGAACACCTACTTAAAAACATCTTCCAGAACACTTACAGAAGATGCCAAAGGTTTAGTACACAACATAAAAATTACTTCTAGAAAAATAAGTAGTAGTGTAGATAATTTATATGATAAGATATTAAACGATTCCTATACCAAAAATTCCTTACTTAAATCCTTAGGAGCTATTAAGTTTCAATCTGAAAAGGCAAATAAGATTAGCAAAATAATTACACGTTCCAACTTCAAAACAGATAGAAATGCTCAAATAGCTGATGTAGTTCAATATATCAAACAGTATATCGAAATTTATTCTGACATATACCCAAGGAATGAGCTTGAATTCAAGATTGTTGAAAAGGACACGTCATTAACAAAAAAGTTTAGTGTACTTGATATGTCCGTTGTTCTTGATGACCTGATATCAAATTCTGAAAAAGCAGGTGCTAGTTTAATTGAAATTGATATGACTAATCCTTCAAAAGAAGAATTAAGAATTCTTTTTTCCGATGATGGTAAAGGTGTAGCGGAAAAATTCTTAGAAGATGAAAAGTCAAAAAACAAAATCTTTGAACTAGGTATTACAACAACAAATGGCGGTTCTGGTATTGGTTTAAACTCTGTAAGGGAGGGTTTAAAATCTATGAATGGAACTATTAAATTAATTGGCAATAATGTTAAACTTAAAGGAGCCTGTTTTGAAATAATAATTAAATGA
- a CDS encoding DNA cytosine methyltransferase, with amino-acid sequence MSEKKTYIDLFAGCGGLSLGLFNSGHWKGKFAVEKSPDAFKTLEYNLIENNSHFEWPNWLAQSNHDINQIIKNHSKELINLRGTIDMVAGGPPCQGFSTAGKRIENDSRNKLIKSYIKFIRQVQPKVIFFENVKGFTQKFDKNKIQGKVYSEYVKSALEYTPKDKNYLGYKVEGRLIDFSEYGVPQKRTRFILVGIRKDIASNTKPTDFFDSIRKEREKFLVNKGIGITNSLEDAISDLLRISETVSPDTSSFKAGFYNKTKSKYQKLLKGDYSAKIPDSHRFAKHNPTTIEKFEFILENADKNKTLSDDIKNRFNLKKRTIIPLSGALPTPTITTLPDDYIHYCEPRIFTVREYARIQSFNDWYEFKGKYTTGGKRRTQEVPRYSQIGNAIPPLFGEQVGFVLNSIL; translated from the coding sequence ATGAGTGAAAAGAAAACATATATCGACCTATTTGCTGGCTGTGGTGGACTATCACTTGGATTATTCAATTCTGGACATTGGAAAGGAAAGTTTGCAGTAGAAAAAAGCCCTGATGCTTTTAAAACCTTAGAGTATAATTTAATTGAAAACAATAGTCATTTTGAATGGCCAAATTGGTTGGCACAATCAAACCACGACATAAATCAAATAATTAAAAACCACTCGAAAGAATTAATCAATTTAAGAGGAACTATTGATATGGTCGCTGGTGGACCACCTTGTCAAGGTTTTTCAACAGCAGGCAAAAGGATTGAAAATGATTCGAGAAATAAATTAATCAAATCGTACATCAAATTTATTAGGCAAGTACAACCAAAAGTTATCTTTTTTGAAAATGTAAAAGGGTTTACTCAAAAGTTTGACAAAAATAAAATTCAAGGAAAGGTGTATTCCGAATACGTGAAAAGTGCTCTAGAATATACCCCAAAGGATAAAAATTATTTAGGCTACAAAGTAGAAGGTCGACTAATTGACTTCTCAGAATATGGAGTTCCTCAAAAAAGAACTCGTTTCATATTAGTTGGTATTAGAAAAGACATAGCAAGCAATACAAAACCAACAGATTTTTTTGATTCTATAAGAAAGGAAAGAGAAAAATTTCTTGTTAATAAAGGAATAGGAATTACAAATAGCTTGGAAGATGCTATATCCGATTTATTGAGAATTAGTGAAACAGTATCACCTGACACTTCATCATTTAAGGCAGGTTTTTACAACAAAACTAAATCCAAATATCAAAAACTTCTAAAAGGAGATTACTCAGCGAAAATCCCTGATAGTCACAGATTTGCGAAACACAACCCTACTACAATCGAAAAATTCGAATTTATACTCGAAAATGCCGATAAAAATAAAACTCTTTCAGACGATATTAAAAATAGGTTTAACCTTAAAAAAAGGACTATTATCCCATTATCAGGAGCATTACCAACACCAACCATTACAACATTACCTGACGATTATATTCATTATTGTGAACCAAGGATTTTTACTGTCCGAGAATATGCCCGAATTCAATCCTTCAACGATTGGTATGAGTTCAAAGGTAAATACACAACAGGAGGAAAAAGAAGAACTCAAGAAGTACCTAGATATTCTCAAATAGGTAATGCGATACCACCTTTATTTGGCGAGCAAGTCGGATTTGTTTTAAACTCGATATTGTAA
- a CDS encoding helix-turn-helix transcriptional regulator, whose protein sequence is MAELEINRIKVVLAETRRKNKWLAEQIGKDASTISQWCTNARQPSLENLLKTANVLDVDIRELLYSTKNSTEQI, encoded by the coding sequence TTGGCTGAATTGGAAATCAACAGGATTAAAGTTGTTCTTGCTGAGACAAGGAGAAAAAACAAATGGTTAGCTGAACAAATTGGAAAAGATGCATCGACAATTTCTCAATGGTGTACTAATGCCAGACAACCATCGCTTGAAAATCTACTGAAAACAGCAAACGTATTAGATGTTGATATTCGTGAATTGTTATACTCAACAAAAAATTCTACAGAGCAAATATGA
- a CDS encoding tyrosine-type recombinase/integrase — protein MFQDFNTLLQIKKYSSNTIRSYIGLLQVFQDFLGFQMPMERLEDYYLFQKLGELILTKSYVYTTQKQLLSAVKLYLLEMHKREVDFKKLQPRAPQQVLPQILSLEEVTLLLNRTTNSKHKAMLTVVYSLGLRSGELIQLKISDFDKHRNCVFISQAKGRKDRILPYPDALKSILRAYYLEYKPSNYLFEGQKKETYTTGSLRAVFNAACKRAGITKQVTCHNLRHSYATHLLEAGTNLKVIQNLLGHTNIKTTLLYTRVSDRSIVNTSSPLDFLKLDHEKVS, from the coding sequence ATGTTTCAAGACTTCAACACCTTGCTCCAGATTAAGAAATACAGCAGCAACACCATCAGGTCTTACATAGGACTATTACAGGTGTTTCAAGACTTTTTAGGTTTTCAAATGCCTATGGAACGGTTGGAGGATTACTATCTTTTTCAGAAACTGGGCGAGTTAATCCTCACTAAAAGTTACGTATATACAACCCAAAAGCAATTGTTGAGCGCTGTCAAACTATACCTGCTTGAAATGCATAAGAGAGAAGTTGATTTTAAAAAATTACAACCTAGGGCTCCGCAACAAGTACTGCCCCAAATCCTATCTCTAGAAGAGGTGACTTTATTACTCAATAGAACAACAAATTCTAAACACAAAGCCATGCTGACTGTGGTTTACAGTCTAGGATTAAGAAGCGGTGAATTGATCCAACTTAAAATTTCTGATTTTGACAAACACCGCAATTGTGTATTTATAAGTCAGGCCAAAGGTCGTAAGGATAGAATCCTGCCTTACCCTGATGCCCTTAAATCTATATTGCGAGCCTATTATCTGGAATACAAACCTAGCAACTACCTTTTTGAAGGTCAGAAAAAGGAAACTTATACCACAGGATCGCTGCGCGCAGTATTCAATGCTGCTTGTAAAAGAGCGGGAATTACTAAGCAGGTCACCTGTCATAACCTCAGACATTCCTATGCTACCCATTTATTAGAGGCAGGTACAAATTTAAAGGTGATTCAAAACTTATTAGGACACACTAATATCAAGACCACCTTACTCTATACCCGGGTTTCTGATCGCAGCATCGTCAATACCAGCAGCCCGCTTGATTTTTTGAAATTAGATCATGAAAAAGTCAGTTAA
- a CDS encoding DUF5686 and carboxypeptidase regulatory-like domain-containing protein, with protein MKSIYALVLFLLPLFLFSQITGTVTDAAGEPIPFASIYIKGTYTGTSTNVDGVYALEFKKPGKHTIIFQSLGYKTKEITVNLTTFLFTQDATLIEETTSLDEVVVRTDENPADRVIREAIKNRETNRLKTSSYTADFYSRGLWRMEDVPEKFLGQEIGDIGGSLDSLNRSGIVYLSETVSNIAYQAPNNFKEYITASKISGDDRGFSVNSAEAANFDFYNNNIDLNNRIVSPIADYAFSYYKYKLVGTFFDSNNFLINKIEVISRRPKDNTFNGFIYIVEDQWTIYGLELTTSGLNINVPVIKELTFKQDFSYEPSSKDWVKRTQNITFSFGLFGFKGNGRFIANYTNYNFNPNFDKRTFGPETLAFNREANKKDSLFWKTIRPVPLTSEETREYVKKDSISSVRNDPKYKDSVDAVNNKFKIQKLLTGYSYRNSNKQSRLSYNGVIGADNFEGFNTVQGFVVSTGLNYNKGFDEDYNSSFSTGINFNYGFDDDRLRYTAYANYRFNRINRRTLSISGGTQANQINTTRPITSLENTISSLFFERNYAKLYGLDYGRIGYSEEVSNGIFLSGSVGYERRQPLQNTTDQVWFTQSDVDYTPNDPLLLDNQRLAFISEHELVKTNVSLTLRPGQKYQSYPDRKINITNEKYPTINLGYEGGIAASSDNYNYHQFRASVYQNFDQGNLGRSSYWVNAGTFLNADGISFIDRQHFNGNRLRYKLEALNPYGFGLLDYYDYSTNKSYAQVHLQHDFKGFIMGKIPGINQLNYDLILSAKALMTERKPYYEVSAGIDNIGFGSFRPFRVDYVRSITSERNYGAFVVGIEFGL; from the coding sequence ATGAAGTCAATTTACGCTCTCGTTTTATTTCTATTACCTCTTTTCCTTTTTAGCCAAATTACGGGTACGGTAACCGATGCCGCTGGGGAACCCATACCATTTGCCTCCATATATATAAAAGGCACCTACACAGGAACGTCTACTAATGTGGATGGGGTCTATGCGCTAGAATTCAAAAAACCTGGAAAGCATACCATTATATTTCAAAGTCTAGGATACAAGACCAAAGAAATTACGGTGAACCTAACCACGTTTCTCTTCACCCAAGATGCCACCCTAATAGAGGAAACCACTTCACTGGACGAGGTAGTGGTACGCACTGATGAAAACCCGGCTGACCGGGTCATACGCGAAGCCATCAAAAACCGCGAAACCAACCGACTCAAAACTTCCAGCTACACGGCAGACTTCTACTCTCGTGGACTATGGCGTATGGAAGATGTTCCAGAGAAGTTTTTAGGCCAAGAAATAGGTGACATAGGTGGCTCTCTAGATTCCCTAAACCGCAGCGGGATTGTGTATTTATCAGAAACCGTGAGCAATATTGCCTATCAAGCACCTAATAACTTTAAAGAATACATCACCGCCAGTAAAATAAGTGGTGACGACAGAGGTTTTAGTGTCAACAGTGCCGAGGCTGCTAATTTTGATTTCTACAACAACAATATAGACTTGAACAACCGCATCGTCTCCCCTATTGCAGACTATGCTTTTAGCTATTACAAATACAAATTAGTAGGTACCTTTTTCGATAGCAATAATTTCCTTATCAATAAAATTGAAGTCATCTCCCGCCGTCCTAAAGACAATACCTTTAATGGTTTTATTTACATCGTGGAAGACCAATGGACTATTTATGGTTTAGAATTAACCACCAGCGGGTTAAACATCAATGTTCCCGTCATCAAGGAGTTGACCTTTAAACAAGATTTCTCTTATGAGCCCAGCAGTAAAGACTGGGTCAAACGTACCCAAAACATCACCTTCTCTTTTGGACTGTTTGGGTTTAAGGGCAATGGTCGGTTTATTGCTAATTATACCAACTACAATTTCAATCCTAATTTTGATAAACGAACTTTCGGTCCAGAAACCTTAGCTTTCAATAGAGAAGCTAATAAAAAGGACAGTTTGTTTTGGAAAACCATACGACCAGTCCCTTTGACAAGCGAAGAAACTCGAGAATATGTAAAAAAAGACAGCATCTCTAGTGTACGGAACGATCCAAAGTATAAGGACAGTGTGGATGCGGTCAACAACAAGTTTAAAATTCAGAAACTACTGACGGGATACTCTTATAGAAATTCCAATAAGCAATCCAGATTAAGCTACAATGGTGTGATAGGCGCTGACAATTTTGAAGGCTTCAATACCGTCCAAGGCTTTGTGGTCAGCACAGGTCTAAACTACAATAAAGGCTTTGATGAAGATTATAACAGCTCCTTCAGCACAGGGATCAATTTCAATTATGGATTTGACGACGATCGCTTGCGCTACACCGCATACGCTAACTATAGGTTCAATAGAATCAATCGCAGGACGCTGAGTATATCAGGTGGTACGCAAGCCAACCAAATCAACACAACCCGGCCTATTACCAGTCTAGAAAACACGATCTCTAGTTTATTCTTTGAGCGCAATTATGCTAAACTCTATGGATTGGATTACGGCCGTATCGGGTATTCTGAAGAGGTGAGCAATGGAATTTTCCTTTCAGGATCTGTAGGCTACGAGCGTCGACAGCCTTTACAAAATACCACAGACCAGGTTTGGTTTACTCAGTCCGATGTCGATTATACGCCTAACGATCCTTTATTGCTGGACAATCAACGATTAGCATTTATCAGTGAGCATGAATTGGTTAAAACAAATGTTTCCCTGACCCTACGCCCAGGGCAAAAGTATCAAAGCTATCCAGATCGCAAGATCAATATTACGAACGAGAAATACCCTACCATCAATCTAGGTTATGAAGGTGGAATAGCCGCTAGCAGTGATAATTACAACTACCACCAGTTTCGCGCCAGTGTGTATCAAAATTTTGATCAAGGGAATTTGGGTCGCTCCAGCTATTGGGTGAATGCAGGAACTTTTTTGAATGCAGACGGCATTTCCTTTATCGACCGCCAGCATTTTAATGGGAACCGATTGCGCTACAAGTTAGAGGCATTAAACCCGTATGGTTTTGGATTGCTGGATTACTATGATTACAGTACCAATAAGTCTTATGCACAGGTACACCTGCAGCACGATTTTAAAGGATTCATCATGGGTAAAATACCGGGAATCAACCAGCTGAACTATGATTTGATCCTTAGTGCCAAAGCCTTGATGACAGAGCGTAAACCTTATTATGAAGTCAGCGCAGGGATCGACAATATAGGGTTTGGCTCCTTCCGCCCTTTCCGGGTGGATTATGTGCGCAGCATTACCAGCGAGCGCAATTATGGTGCTTTTGTAGTGGGGATAGAATTTGGTTTATAA
- the smpB gene encoding SsrA-binding protein SmpB: protein MDFKNNVQIKNRKARFEYELLDKYTAGIVLTGTEIKAIRLGKASIAEAFCEFKDDELWIINMTIQEYSHATHFNHAPKAARKLLLQRRELKKLHKDVTNSGNTIIPIVMFINDRGFAKVQIALAKGKKLFDKRETMKNRDNKKRLDQIKKTYNA, encoded by the coding sequence ATGGATTTTAAGAACAACGTACAGATTAAGAACCGCAAAGCGCGCTTTGAATATGAATTGCTGGACAAGTATACGGCTGGAATTGTACTTACGGGTACAGAGATCAAGGCCATACGCTTAGGAAAAGCCAGTATTGCAGAGGCTTTTTGTGAGTTCAAAGACGATGAGCTGTGGATCATTAACATGACCATACAGGAATACTCACATGCCACGCATTTTAATCACGCACCTAAAGCAGCGCGTAAATTGTTATTGCAACGACGTGAGCTTAAAAAGTTGCACAAGGATGTGACGAACTCTGGTAACACCATCATTCCTATCGTGATGTTTATCAATGATCGCGGATTTGCTAAGGTACAGATCGCTCTTGCGAAAGGGAAAAAACTCTTTGACAAACGGGAAACCATGAAGAATCGAGACAATAAAAAGCGCCTGGATCAAATCAAAAAAACCTACAACGCCTAA
- a CDS encoding DUF6503 family protein: MKKILFSITLVTCSILISCGDPEPTAAEIMDLSIQAHGADLAANARMDFIFRGINYSVDRYDGQFAYERRFRQGDMDVLDRLDNNGFTRHFNDSLVVLNDTIAQRYQSSVNSVIYFAQLPYGLDGDAVNLKLIGTDSIMDSNYYEIQVTFKEEGGGEDHEDVFVYWIDTQDYLIDYMAYSYCEDDCGFRFRESVNRRNLNGITVQDYNNYKSNRQDPKLEDLDDAFEAGKLQLLSEIKTEFPDVKLHNK, from the coding sequence ATGAAAAAAATCCTCTTTTCCATAACGCTAGTAACTTGTAGTATTTTAATTTCCTGTGGCGATCCAGAACCTACCGCCGCTGAAATCATGGATTTAAGCATCCAGGCTCATGGAGCAGATCTTGCTGCAAATGCTCGTATGGACTTTATTTTCAGGGGCATCAACTACAGTGTAGATCGTTATGATGGGCAGTTTGCTTATGAACGCCGTTTCCGTCAAGGCGATATGGATGTTCTGGACCGTTTAGATAACAATGGTTTTACCCGTCATTTTAATGATTCTCTAGTGGTGTTGAACGATACGATCGCGCAGCGCTATCAGTCGTCAGTGAACTCAGTGATTTATTTTGCACAATTGCCTTATGGTCTCGATGGCGATGCAGTTAACCTAAAATTGATAGGCACGGACAGCATCATGGACAGCAATTATTATGAGATTCAGGTTACTTTTAAAGAAGAAGGTGGTGGTGAGGACCACGAGGATGTCTTTGTATACTGGATCGACACGCAAGATTATCTGATTGATTACATGGCCTATTCTTATTGTGAGGATGATTGTGGATTTCGCTTTCGCGAAAGCGTGAACCGTAGAAATCTCAATGGGATCACCGTGCAGGATTACAACAATTATAAATCCAACCGTCAGGATCCAAAGCTAGAAGATCTGGACGACGCCTTTGAGGCTGGAAAATTACAATTGTTGAGCGAGATTAAGACAGAGTTTCCTGACGTGAAACTACATAATAAGTAG
- a CDS encoding histidine kinase, translating into MRFSSITKTILISAFIALVISLINYGFGNQPVDIYEAAQDYSINFLFAISITLVNETFFSYFNDRMSWSTAPLLRLVLGVLGSVVVTLITLFLLIAFTRMIIFGMGWQEFLDSQRQSWYLFGVGFTLVIALIFHLFYFYKQLQQSKLKEQKVIASSATAQFDALKNQLDPHFLFNSLNVLVSLIEENPSAAVNFTTSLSKVYRYVLEQRGKQLVSVQEELAFARIYIGLLKMRFEDSLEVQIPEQVSHPELQIVPLSLQLLIENAVKHNVISSSQPLHLQIYEADGQLVIKNNLQAKNVLGNSTGVGLANIASRYGLLTEQKMTIDKNRTSFQVHLPLLDPDRIQQPKTTAMETPLEDYRLMQAKERVKNIKEFYDELWRTVLILLFLAVLNYFTSDFLWVIFPAIGMGIGLFFQYMKNFDRHIFLGKNWQKNKLDELMNDQNF; encoded by the coding sequence ATGAGATTCAGCTCGATTACCAAAACCATTTTGATCAGCGCCTTTATTGCGCTGGTGATTTCCCTTATTAATTATGGATTTGGCAATCAACCAGTTGATATTTATGAAGCGGCGCAGGATTACTCGATCAATTTTTTGTTTGCCATTAGTATCACTCTGGTAAATGAAACCTTTTTCTCCTATTTCAATGATCGCATGTCTTGGTCCACGGCACCGCTGTTGCGATTAGTTCTAGGTGTTCTAGGCTCAGTTGTGGTTACATTAATCACGTTGTTTTTGCTAATTGCTTTTACCCGAATGATCATATTTGGGATGGGCTGGCAAGAATTTTTGGACTCGCAGCGTCAATCTTGGTATCTGTTTGGAGTTGGGTTTACGCTGGTAATTGCGCTTATTTTTCACCTGTTTTACTTCTATAAACAACTACAACAATCTAAGCTTAAGGAGCAAAAAGTCATTGCCAGTTCAGCGACGGCACAATTTGATGCATTGAAAAACCAGTTGGATCCTCATTTTTTGTTCAACAGTTTGAATGTATTGGTTTCCTTAATTGAAGAGAATCCAAGTGCGGCAGTGAACTTTACCACCTCTTTATCTAAAGTATACAGGTACGTTTTAGAACAACGCGGCAAGCAACTAGTTAGCGTTCAAGAAGAGTTGGCTTTTGCTCGTATATATATAGGACTGCTCAAAATGAGGTTTGAAGACAGCCTAGAAGTTCAAATTCCAGAGCAGGTGTCTCATCCTGAATTACAAATCGTCCCACTTTCCTTGCAGTTATTGATAGAAAATGCCGTCAAACATAACGTCATCAGTTCCAGCCAGCCATTGCACCTGCAAATCTATGAGGCCGATGGACAGCTGGTAATCAAGAACAACCTTCAAGCTAAAAATGTGCTGGGCAACAGCACTGGTGTAGGCCTGGCAAACATCGCCTCCAGGTATGGACTACTCACGGAACAAAAAATGACCATTGATAAAAACCGAACCTCATTTCAAGTGCATTTACCCTTACTGGATCCTGATCGTATACAACAACCTAAAACTACAGCTATGGAAACTCCATTAGAAGATTACCGATTGATGCAAGCCAAAGAGCGCGTGAAAAATATTAAAGAATTCTATGACGAACTCTGGCGCACCGTTTTGATACTGCTCTTTCTAGCCGTGTTGAATTACTTCACCTCAGATTTTCTATGGGTGATATTCCCAGCGATTGGGATGGGGATAGGATTATTTTTTCAATACATGAAAAACTTTGATCGGCATATATTCCTAGGCAAAAACTGGCAGAAAAATAAGTTGGATGAATTGATGAACGACCAAAACTTCTAA
- a CDS encoding 2TM domain-containing protein encodes MQTQETYQEKYARAKARVQELKSFYNHIVVYAFVNLGLAGLNYYTNQWSFPWFLFPLLGWGIGLSSHAVRTFQWDPLTSQDWEERKIQEILRKEENQSLQ; translated from the coding sequence ATGCAAACACAAGAAACTTACCAAGAAAAATATGCCCGGGCCAAGGCTCGTGTGCAGGAACTTAAATCTTTTTACAACCACATCGTTGTGTACGCATTCGTCAACCTGGGCCTTGCTGGATTGAATTACTATACAAATCAATGGAGCTTTCCATGGTTTTTGTTCCCATTATTGGGTTGGGGCATAGGACTGTCCAGTCATGCGGTGCGTACATTTCAATGGGACCCATTGACAAGTCAAGACTGGGAGGAGCGCAAGATTCAAGAGATCCTGCGCAAGGAGGAAAACCAATCTTTACAATAA